In the Streptomyces sp. WMMC940 genome, CGTCGGCGTCGAGGACCGGCTCTCCCATCATATGGAGCGTACGGACACGTCCGTCGGCGCGGACGATGCGGAACTCCCCGTCGATCGGCTTGCCGTCGACCAGACAGTCCGTCACCATCTCCGTGAGCAACCCCTGGTCCTCTGCGAAGACCATGGAGGGCAGCTCGTCCAGTGTCATCGGCTCGCTTCCGGCGGGCAGTCCGAAGATCTGGTGCAACTCCTCGGACCAACCAACCTCGTCCGTCAGCAGGTTCCACTCGGCACTGCCGACCCGGCTCAGCAGGGACCCCGGGCGCGGCGCGAGGTCCTCGTACGGGGCGGACTCCTCCGGGCCGAGGAGGTCCTCGGGTTCCGGCAGGGCGGGCAGTCCCTCCTTCAGCTGGCCCAAGTGCGACCCGAGATCGTCGAGCTGATGGACCGCCAGGTCGCACAGGGCTCGGTGCCAGCGTCCCTGGGGGTCGTCCTCGTCGACCACGGCGTCGCGCCGGACCGCGTCCACGTCGCCGCGCAGCCGTCGGGTCTGCGAGATCAGCTCGTCCACCGAGCCGCGCCGAGGAGGCTGGGGGGCGGGGCGGTCCGCGAACAGATGGGACGGCATGTCGTACTCCGATGCAGGCGCGGCGTGGCCAGGTCTCGGTGAGGAGACCGTTACGACTGTTGCACAGGTAACGGGGGCGCGTAAGGGATTTGGCAACACTCGATACGGTGGTGCACCTGGCATATGTCAATGGCGCGCAGCGCTCCGACCAGCCATGACGCGTTCGCTGTTACTCCTGAGTGCTCGTGTGGCGTGGCCCGGAGATGTCCCGTTCGACGTTCCGCAGCAGTGCCGGCATCGGAGAACCGGGTTGCAGCGTCAGTCCCGTACGCGGTGCCACCTCGCCGGGACCGAGATCGACATGGAACCGCTGCGCCAGGGTGGCCAGTACCAGTACCGCCTCCACCATCGCGAACCGCGCGCCCAGGCAGGCCCGTGCGCCGCCCCCGAAGGGGAACCAGGCGTGGTCCGGCACCGCCGGCTCCGCGTCCGCCCCCCACCGTTCCGGCCGGAACGCCCCCGGCTCCGGGAACCAGCGGGGATCCCGGTGCGCGCTCCACTGGGAGGACCAGACCACCGTGCCCTCGGGCAGCGGCAGTCCGCCCAGCGCCGAGCCCTCCTTCGCGATGCCCGTCATCAGCCACACCGGCGGGTACAGCCGCAGGGTCTCCTTCACCACCTGCTCGGTGTACGGCAGCAGGCGCAGATCGTCGAACCCGGGTGTTCGGCCCCCCAGGACCTCCGCCAGCTCCCGGCTCAGCCGGGCCCGCGCCCCGGGATTGCGCGAGAGCAGGTACCAGGCCCAGGCCAGCGTCGTCCCGGTCGTCTCGTGCCCGCCGATGTAGAGCGTCACCGCCTCGTCGCGCACCTCCCTGTCCGACAGGGGACGGCCCTTCTCGTCACGCGCCGCCAGCAGCCGGCTCAGGAGGTCGTCCCGATCCTCCTCACCGCCGCGCCGCCGCTCCTCGGTCACCCGGCCCACCTCGGCGTCGATCACCTCGACGGCCCTGTGCAGAGCGCGGCGACCGGGAGTCGCGACCCGGGTCGGCAGGAACAGCGTGAGCCCCCGGAACTCGGCGCCGATCGCCCGCTGGGCCACCTCCATGGCCGAGCCGATCACCCGCTCCCTGCCCGTGGTCTCCGCGCCGAAGAGCGTCCGCACGGCGATGCGCTGAGTGAGCGCCAGCATTTCGCGGCGTACGTCGACGCGTTGCCCCGGCTGCCAGGCGTCCGCCAGCCGGGCGGCGCAGTCGGCCATCGTCCGGGCGTACGACCGCACCTGACGGGGACGGACCGCGGGCTGCACCAGTGCGCGCTTCCGGCGCCACGCGGGCCCCTCGGACGTCACCACGCCGTCCCCGAGGAGCAGCTTGAACGCCCAGCCGAGCTCCGGGTGGCGGAAGACCGTCTCGACGCCCTTCAGGAGCTCGCCGATGTGCTCCGGACGCGACACGAACAGTGCTCGCTGCGGGCCGAGCCGCCACTCCACCAGGTCTCCGCGGTCGCGCAGCCGTACGAAGAAGCCGAGCGGATCGCGGGCGAAGGCCGGCAGATTGCCGAGGCCCGGCAGCCGTCGCGGACCGGGCACGACCGGATCCGGTCCGGGCCGTGCGCTCTCCGCCGTCATCGCAGACACCTCCCCGCGCGCTGAACCGCCGGGCACCCGGGGCGTCTCCGACTGCACGACGTGTGCACGACCACACTGCCAGGACCGCCCCGCCGGTGGGCAGGGCGATCCGGCCGGAAAGTCGGCTCGGGTGTCCGGAACGCACTGTCGGCGGCGCGACGGAAGAGAGGACGCGCCGCGGCGTCCGCACCGGCGTCCTGGCGGCGGGGCGTCGTCAGGTTCTCCGTCCGCCGGGTTCCTTGCCGGGGCCGGGGCCGGGGTGGGAGCCGGAGTTCCCGAACCCGGCCGCGCCACCGGGCTCCTCCGCGGCGGCGGGGTCCAGGATGCGATCGAGGAAGTTGCGCGTCCGCTCGTGGCGCGGAGAGCCCACCACCTGTTCCGGCGGGCCCTGTTCGACGATCGCCCCCTCGTCCATGAACACGACCCGGTCGGCGACCTCCCGGGCGAAGCTCATCTCATGGGTGACCACCATCATGGTCATGCCCTCCGCCGCGAGCATCCGCATGACCGCGAGGACCTCCCCGACGAGCTCCGGGTCCAGCGCCGACGTCGGCTCGTCGAAGAGCATCACCTCCGGGCTCATCGCCAGGGCCCGTGCGATCGCCACGCGCTGCTGCTGCCCGCCGGACAGCTGCGCCGGATACGCGTCCGCCTTGTCCGACAGACCCACGCGCTCCAGGTTCTCCCGGGCCACAGAGGCGGCCCGCGCCTTGTCGCGCTTCAGAACCCGCCGCTGCGGGAGGGTGAGGTTCTCGGTCACCGTCACGTGCGGGAAGAGGTTGAACTGCTGGAACACCATGCCGATCCGCCGCCGCACCGCGTCGATGTCGACGTCGAGGTCCGTGACCTCCGTGCCGCCCACGAAGACCCGGCCCGCGCTCGGTTCCTCCAGCAGGTTCACACACCGCAGCAGCGTCGACTTGCCCGAGCCCGACGGGCCGATGACGCACACCACTTCGCCACGGGCCACGTCCATGTCGATGCCCCGCAGCACCTCGTTGTCCCCGAACGACTTGCGCAGTCCGCGGATCTCGATCTCGTTCTCCGCCATACCCGTCGTCACCTGGCCTTCTCGGTTCGGGCTTCCAGCCGGCGCACGACCAGACCCAGCGGGACCGTCACCAGCAGGTAGCACAGCCCGGCGACCAGGATCGGCGTCGAGTTGGCGGTCTGGCTGGCCAGGTCCCGTCCGAACTTGGTCAGTTCCCGCTCGCTCAGCGTCACACCGAGGAACAGCACCAGCGAGGAGTCCTTGAACAGCAGCACCAACTCGTTGGTCAGGGGCGGGATCACGATCCGGAAGGCCTGCGGGACGACCACCGACACCATGGCCCGCGCATGGGAGAACCCGAGCGAACGCGCCGCCTCCATCTGCCCCCTGGGCACGGCCTGGATCCCGGCCCTGATCGTCTCCGCCATGTACGCGGCGGCCACCAGCCCGAGACCGAGCGCGACCTTGCCGTACACCCCGCCGGGGATCTCCGTCCCCGGGAAGGCCAGCGGCACCGCGACCCCCACGAAGATGAAGATCAGCAGAGCGGGCAGACCGCGGAACAGCTCGATGTAGACGCTCGCCACCCAACGGTACGGCGCCACCGACGACAGCCGCATCAACGCCACGACCATGCCCAGCACCAGACCGAAGGCGAAGCCCGACAGCGTGTACACGACCGTGTTGCGCAGCGCGATGGTGATGATGTCGGGGAACAGCTCGCTCGCGAGGTCCTTCTGTGCGAACTGGTTCCGCAGCCGCCCCCAGTCGGCCAGCACGGCGACCAGGACCACAGCGGCGACGAACACCGCGTACTGGATTCCCTGCGACACCCGGCGGCGCTGTCGCCTGGTCAGTCGCGAGGTCATGACCGGCCCTCCGGCAGCGGCCCGATCCACTGCCGGTAGAGCTTGTCGTAGGTGCCGTCGGCCTTGGCCTCCGTGATCGCCCTGTCGATGGCCGCGCGGAGCTCGTCGTTGCCCTTCTTCACCGAGAAGCCGTACTCCTCCCCGGTCTCGATGTTCTGCCCGAGCACGAAGGCCTCCGCGTTGGCCTTGTCCTTGAGCCAGCCCTGCACCACCGGGTAGTCGATCACCACGGCGTCGACCTGGCCGGTGCGCAGACCGTTGAGCACGGCATCGGAACTCTCGAACGCCACCGGGTCGAAGCCCTGCGACTTCGCGTGGCTCTCGCCGGTCGTCCCGGCCTGCGCGCCCAGTCTCGCGCCCTCGGCCTCGACGTCGGCCAGCGAGGTGACGCCGCTCTTCCTCGTGGCGAGCAGCGCCTGGGTGGCGTCGAAGTACGGGACGGAGAAGTCGACGTTCTTCTTGCGCTCGTCGGTGATGGTCATACCGGCGGCGGCGAGGTCGCACTCGCCG is a window encoding:
- a CDS encoding ABC transporter substrate-binding protein codes for the protein MSRTAGGRTHPIRVLALFCATATGLSLTAGCSSGEGPGEAAGGVPVVEKGKLTTCTHLPYPPFQFEQGGKVVGFDVALVDLVAKDLEVEQKILDTPFENFRTGAFLNSGECDLAAAGMTITDERKKNVDFSVPYFDATQALLATRKSGVTSLADVEAEGARLGAQAGTTGESHAKSQGFDPVAFESSDAVLNGLRTGQVDAVVIDYPVVQGWLKDKANAEAFVLGQNIETGEEYGFSVKKGNDELRAAIDRAITEAKADGTYDKLYRQWIGPLPEGRS
- a CDS encoding amino acid ABC transporter ATP-binding protein, yielding MAENEIEIRGLRKSFGDNEVLRGIDMDVARGEVVCVIGPSGSGKSTLLRCVNLLEEPSAGRVFVGGTEVTDLDVDIDAVRRRIGMVFQQFNLFPHVTVTENLTLPQRRVLKRDKARAASVARENLERVGLSDKADAYPAQLSGGQQQRVAIARALAMSPEVMLFDEPTSALDPELVGEVLAVMRMLAAEGMTMMVVTHEMSFAREVADRVVFMDEGAIVEQGPPEQVVGSPRHERTRNFLDRILDPAAAEEPGGAAGFGNSGSHPGPGPGKEPGGRRT
- a CDS encoding cytochrome P450, with product MTAESARPGPDPVVPGPRRLPGLGNLPAFARDPLGFFVRLRDRGDLVEWRLGPQRALFVSRPEHIGELLKGVETVFRHPELGWAFKLLLGDGVVTSEGPAWRRKRALVQPAVRPRQVRSYARTMADCAARLADAWQPGQRVDVRREMLALTQRIAVRTLFGAETTGRERVIGSAMEVAQRAIGAEFRGLTLFLPTRVATPGRRALHRAVEVIDAEVGRVTEERRRGGEEDRDDLLSRLLAARDEKGRPLSDREVRDEAVTLYIGGHETTGTTLAWAWYLLSRNPGARARLSRELAEVLGGRTPGFDDLRLLPYTEQVVKETLRLYPPVWLMTGIAKEGSALGGLPLPEGTVVWSSQWSAHRDPRWFPEPGAFRPERWGADAEPAVPDHAWFPFGGGARACLGARFAMVEAVLVLATLAQRFHVDLGPGEVAPRTGLTLQPGSPMPALLRNVERDISGPRHTSTQE
- a CDS encoding amino acid ABC transporter permease, with protein sequence MTSRLTRRQRRRVSQGIQYAVFVAAVVLVAVLADWGRLRNQFAQKDLASELFPDIITIALRNTVVYTLSGFAFGLVLGMVVALMRLSSVAPYRWVASVYIELFRGLPALLIFIFVGVAVPLAFPGTEIPGGVYGKVALGLGLVAAAYMAETIRAGIQAVPRGQMEAARSLGFSHARAMVSVVVPQAFRIVIPPLTNELVLLFKDSSLVLFLGVTLSERELTKFGRDLASQTANSTPILVAGLCYLLVTVPLGLVVRRLEARTEKAR